TTCTCGAATCCCACCCGCGCTACGAACCTCCCGACGACGGTGCGGAGGGCTGCTATCGCAAGGGCTTCATCCGTTTCGCCGACCTCGACGACCTGCGCCTGCGCAAGGCGAAGCCCGAGGACGGCCGCGAACTCGACTACAGCGATATCTATTCGGCGACGATCGACGGCGACTATGCTAATATCGCGAGCGGATGGGGCGAAATCGAGCTGACCGCGCAATCGATCCAGATCGCGCTCGACTGACAGGACTGACAAGACGATGGCCCTTTCCGGACTGATCCGCGTGATGGAGCGCGCCGCGCGCAAGGCCGGCGGCCGCCTGCGCCGCGACTTCGGCGAGATCGAACACCTCCAGGTCAGCCGCAAGGGCCCGTCGGACTTCGTTTCCAAGGCCGACCGGGTTGCCGAACGCACGATCTACGACGAACTGCTCCATGCCCGGCCCGACTGGGGCTTCGTGATGGAGGAGGCCGGCACGATCGAGGGCGACCCGAGCAAGCCGCGCTGGATCGTCGACCCGCTCGACGGCACGAGCAACTTCCTCCACGGAATTCCGCATTTCGCGATTTCGATCGCGGTCCAGGAACCGAAGCTCGACGGCTCGGGCTGGGGCGAAGTGACGGCGGGGGTGGTGTACCAGCCGATTACCGACGAAACCTTCTGGGCGGAAAAGACGCGCGGCGCATGGCTGCAGGACGGGCGGCTGCGGGTTTCCTCGCGCTCGCACTTGCCCGAGGCGCTGATCGCCACCGGCATTCCCTATGGCGGACACGGCGACTTCGGCGAATGGGGCCGGATCTTCGCCGCCATCGGCCCGCAGGTCGCCGGCATCCGCCGCTACGGCGCCGCCTCGCTCGATCTCGCGTGGCTCGCAGCCGGCCGCTTCGACGGGTTCTGGGAAAGCGACCTGGCGGATTGGGACACTGCCGCGGGCTGCCTGCTGGTGCGCGAGGCCGGCGGCTTCGTCAGCGACTATCGCGGCCGGTCGCAGCCGATCCACGCCAAGCAGGTCCTCGCCGCCAACGACAGTCTGCATTCGCGTCTGCACAAACTGCTGGCCGGCGCGCTGAAAGGCTGAACAAGGCCCAAGTGCATTCTTGCCGGGGCGAAGCCGCTCCGCTATCCGCCGCCTTCCCGCACAGTGCCCCTGTGGCGGAATTGGTAGACGCGTTCGACTCAAAATCGAATTTCCACGGAAGTGCCGGTTCGAGTCCGGCCAGGGGCACCAGGCTATCCCGCGCCCTCCCTGCAGAACCCGAAGGCGAAGGGGCCGGCCGCTTCGAACCGGCTCCGGCCCTCGGCCGGCGTCGTCCCGGACAGATCCGCACCCACGTCGGCCGCATGTTCGCGCTTGCCAAATGTGATAAAAAATGATTTTTATCATTTATTGCATTTGGAGGCCTGCATGAACCGCGTCATTCCCCCGATCCTGTTCCTCGTCCTGCTGGCGGCCCAGGCCGCGCTTGCCGTTTTCTATTCGGACGATTTCGTCATGCGCGCAGGCCGCGCCATGCCGTGGGATATTCCCCTTGCGCTGGGCGTCGTCGTGCTGGTCTGGGCGCGCTTGCAGTTTCGCGCGCAAGAGGCGGAAATCCATACCTTTCGCCAGCCGCGCACTCTGGTGACGGGCGGCCTGTTCCGGTTCTCCCGCAACCCGATGTATCTCGGTTTCCTGCTGCTGCTGATAGCCGCCGCCTTTTTCGTCAATCACTGGTGTGCGCTGATCGCTCCGGCCATCTTCTTCATCGCCGCATCGTTCTGGTACATTCCGCACGAGGAACGCACGCTCCGCGCCGTCTTCGGCCCGCAATACGAAGCCTATGCGGGCCGTGTCCGCAGATGGCTGTAAATGGCGCGGGCAAAGGCCGACGTCGCGACAGTCCGGGCGAAGCTGCTGGCCGAAGCGGAGCGGATGCTGGCGCAAACGCGCGGGCGGCGGCTCGTCCTGTCCGAACTCGCGCAGCGAGTCGGCATGTCGCAATCCTACGCCCATCGGTTCTTTCCCACGAAAGCCGACCTTGTGCGGGCGCTCGCCGCGCGCTGGTTTCGCGAGGTCGAGGCGGCATCGGCTGAGGCCGCCTCGCTCGACCTGGCGCCTGCCGAGCGTCTCGAGCGCTGGGTTCTGGCGCTTCTGTCGCTCAAGCGTGACCGGTACGATGCCGACCCGGCCGTTTTCGACGCCTACCTCGCCCTGGCCGCCGACCATATGGATCTCGTGGCCGCCCATACCGACCGGCTGACGGACGACCTAAGGCGAATACTGTCGGACCTGGTGTCTCCGGCCGATCTGGAACGGGCCGTGCAGACGGTGGAAGACGCGACGATGCTGTTCCGCGTGCCTTTCGCCATTTCCCGCTTCCGCGACCGCGCGACTGACGATCGGGCGCGGGCGGTCGTCGCCGCACTGCTGCCCGCGCTGTCGCGCCCCGGCGGGACGGCGACAGGCGGCTGAGCCGCTTCGCACTTCCGATCGCCTGCATTGCGGGCGCGCCCGCCCGATAGCGGGACGGCCCGACGATATTCGCTTGATCTTGCGGCGCACGTCTGGGAATTCGACCGGGAATGTTTCCGGGGGTCCCCTCTTTCCACGCAATCGCAGCAATGGCGATTACGGTCGTCATGTTCGTCGCCTTCGCGCGTGGGCGCATGTCGGTGGAAATCATCTCGCTGCTGACGATCGCGGTGATCGCAGTCGGGCTCTATTTCTTCCCGCTGGAAGGGACGGGACCCACCGACGGGCTTCAGCTCGCCTTTTCGGGCTTCGGACACTACGCGCTGATCACGATCTGCGCGCTGATGATCATGGGGCGCGGCCTCGTGGTCACCGGGGCGCTGGAGCCGGCGGCCCGGTTCCTGGAACGGGTGTTCAAGCTCAACGTCCAGCTGGGGCTGCTGGTTTCGCTGGTGCTCGCTTTCGGGCTTTCGATGGGGGTCAACGATACCCCGGTCCTGGTGCTTCTGCTGCCGATTTTCGTCAGCCTCGCCGCGCGCGGGGCGATGCCGGCATCCAAGACGCTGATCCCGCTCAACGCCGCGGTGCTGATCGGCGGGATGGCGACCACGATCGGCACCTCGACGAACATTCTCGTCGTCTCGATCGCGCGCGACCTGGGCATGCCGCCGATGGGCGTGTTCCACTATACCCCGATCGTCCTGACCGCCTCGCTGATCGCGCTCCCCTATCTCTGGCTGGTCATGCCGCGCCTGCTGCGCGACAACACGGTTGCCGAATCCTACGCCCCCCGCCGGTTCCAGACCCGGCTGCGGGTCGGCGACGACAGCGTGCTCAACGGCCAGGTCCTGGCCGCGATCCTGCCGCGCCTGCCGGCCGATATCGCGTTTCACGACGCGCCGCAGGGACCGATCCAGCCGCAGCAGCAGCTGACCATTTCCGGCACGCACGAGGCGCTGGAGGAGGCCATGCGCACGTTGAAGGGCGAAGTCGCCCCGGCGTGGGTGCTCGATCGCATTCGCCGGCGCTCTTCGGAAAGCGGGGCCGACATCGCGGTCGTCGAAATGACGGTGACTGCCGATTCGCGGCTCATCAATCGCACCCTGCCGACTTCGGGGATCGCGGACCTTTACGGCGTGGCCGTGCTCGGCATTCATCGTCCCGACCGGCTCATGGGCGAGAAGGACCGCTATAGCGAAGGCGGCGACTTGCGCATCGCGGAAGGCGACGTGCTGCTGGTGATGGGAATCGGCGAGGACCTCAACGATTTCGCCCAGGCCGACAGCCTCCTGACGCTGGAGGGAATGCGCGAGCTGCCGCGCCGTTCGAAAGCCGTTCTGGCGGGCGCGATCATGCTCGGTTCGGTCGGGCTCGCCTCGATCGGCCTGCTGCCGATCGCCGTCTCCGCGCTGGCCGGTGCGATCCTGATGTTCGTGACCGGCTGCGTGAAGTTCGACCGGGTGGGCCGTGCGCTTTCGGCGAAGGTCATCGTGCTCGTCGCCGCGAGCATCGCCGTTGGCCGGATCGTGCTGGAAAGCGGGGCGGCGGCCTGGCTGGGCGAAGCGCTCGCCTCGGGCCTCCAGTTCCTGCCGCCGGCCATGGTGCTGGCCACGATCATGCTGTTCGTGACGTTCCTGACCAACTTCGCCTCGAACGCCACCGCCGCCACCGTCGGCACGCCGATCGCTTTCAATATCGCGCATCAGCTGGGGCTGCCGCCCGAACCGCTGATCCTGGCCGTCCTGTTCGGCTGCAACCTGTGCTACGCGACGCCCATCGCCTATCAGACGAACATGCTGATCATGGCGGAGGGCAATTACGAGTTCAAAGACTACCTCCGCACCGGCGTCCCGCTGGTCCTGCTGATGGTGGCGACGCTGTCGATCCTGCTGGTGACGACATACGGGATGTAGCGCACCCGCGACTTTCCTACACGCGTGCAATCTGCAATGGTCGTTCCGGCCATTGCCTGCCGGACAGGCTCCGGCAGGCAATGGCGGAAAGTCACAAGCGGCGAGACCGGTGAAATGGAAAGGTCACGTCAAAGGGGGAATTCTTCAATGATGGCAAAGGTTTCGCGCAATCGTATCGGGCATTGTGTGTCACGTTTCTCGATCCTCGCAAGTGCGATGCTGCTGGCGGCTCCGGCCCATGCCGACGAACTGCGCGATGCGGTCGCGGCCGACATGCCCGAATTGATGGCGCTCTATCGCGACCTCCACGCCCATCCCGAACTCAGTTTCCAGGAAGTGGAAACCGCGGCGAAACTCGCAGCGCGGATGCGCGATCTCGGCTTTGCGGTGACCGAGCAGGTCGGCCGGACCGGGGTGGTCGCAGTGCTTGAGAACGGCGAGGGGCCGACCGTCATGCTTCGCGCCGACATGGACGGATTGCCGGTGGTCGAGCAGACCGGGCTGCCTTTCGCCTCGAAGCAAGTCGCCGTGCCCGCCTCGGGCGTCGAAACCGGCGTGATGCACGCCTGCGGCCACGATACGCACATGGCGGCATGGATCGGCGCGGCGCAGCAGCTCGTCGAGCGGCGGGACAGCTGGTCGGGCACCCTGGTCATGATCCTTCAGCCGGCGGAGGA
The sequence above is a segment of the Pelagerythrobacter marensis genome. Coding sequences within it:
- a CDS encoding inositol monophosphatase family protein — translated: MALSGLIRVMERAARKAGGRLRRDFGEIEHLQVSRKGPSDFVSKADRVAERTIYDELLHARPDWGFVMEEAGTIEGDPSKPRWIVDPLDGTSNFLHGIPHFAISIAVQEPKLDGSGWGEVTAGVVYQPITDETFWAEKTRGAWLQDGRLRVSSRSHLPEALIATGIPYGGHGDFGEWGRIFAAIGPQVAGIRRYGAASLDLAWLAAGRFDGFWESDLADWDTAAGCLLVREAGGFVSDYRGRSQPIHAKQVLAANDSLHSRLHKLLAGALKG
- a CDS encoding isoprenylcysteine carboxylmethyltransferase family protein; translated protein: MNRVIPPILFLVLLAAQAALAVFYSDDFVMRAGRAMPWDIPLALGVVVLVWARLQFRAQEAEIHTFRQPRTLVTGGLFRFSRNPMYLGFLLLLIAAAFFVNHWCALIAPAIFFIAASFWYIPHEERTLRAVFGPQYEAYAGRVRRWL
- a CDS encoding SLC13 family permease yields the protein MAITVVMFVAFARGRMSVEIISLLTIAVIAVGLYFFPLEGTGPTDGLQLAFSGFGHYALITICALMIMGRGLVVTGALEPAARFLERVFKLNVQLGLLVSLVLAFGLSMGVNDTPVLVLLLPIFVSLAARGAMPASKTLIPLNAAVLIGGMATTIGTSTNILVVSIARDLGMPPMGVFHYTPIVLTASLIALPYLWLVMPRLLRDNTVAESYAPRRFQTRLRVGDDSVLNGQVLAAILPRLPADIAFHDAPQGPIQPQQQLTISGTHEALEEAMRTLKGEVAPAWVLDRIRRRSSESGADIAVVEMTVTADSRLINRTLPTSGIADLYGVAVLGIHRPDRLMGEKDRYSEGGDLRIAEGDVLLVMGIGEDLNDFAQADSLLTLEGMRELPRRSKAVLAGAIMLGSVGLASIGLLPIAVSALAGAILMFVTGCVKFDRVGRALSAKVIVLVAASIAVGRIVLESGAAAWLGEALASGLQFLPPAMVLATIMLFVTFLTNFASNATAATVGTPIAFNIAHQLGLPPEPLILAVLFGCNLCYATPIAYQTNMLIMAEGNYEFKDYLRTGVPLVLLMVATLSILLVTTYGM